A portion of the Pseudoxanthomonas sp. JBR18 genome contains these proteins:
- a CDS encoding alpha-2-macroglobulin, with amino-acid sequence MDCPQKLGAGAPRSIIVQELHAVSNVAPLARTARAGLRWCLLLLALFALAGCGRNKTGQLPEVSGEAVKAQQAQVPKGFALANAYPDQHDGEVAIALEFTEPLVESQDFDSLLHVTDDKGAVVSGSWVLDDEAKVLRFPSLEAARDYTVKVDAGLLAASGPRLGKAVEQVVHTGPLAPSVAFASQGSVLPARESRGLPVVSLNVPEVDVEFLRVREADLPRFFGEYQRGGSRGAWDLDRTYGTHTPLGDMADSVYLNRFELGGKPNARTLSYLPIQDIKQLQDPGLYFAVMKRVGRYSEELQTAFFSVSDLGLHARAYKDTLFVHTASLATGEATAGAELRVLDAKGATVLRGKTDDNGNALLKYTLDAGQVLIAQRGKDVTLLPFNQPALDLSEFAVAGREQAWFDVFAWSGRDLYRPGETVRVSALLRDFDGKPVKADQPLYLRLKQPDGKVFRETRLTPAEQGYFSFEQAIPAEAPTGRWQVEFRTDPVSAQAVQGMSLRIEEFLPERMKLDLSAPETLKPAAPLQLQADAAYLYGAPADGNRFTAKLAVAVEQHPLDKLPGWFFGDATVELPREAKDVVDASFDAKGHFAQALALPEEVKPVTPVAVIVSGSVYETGGRTVNRTLKRVMWPADVLVGVRPLFDDAQGSDANANAGFELARFNAAGARQPGKGLKVTLVRERRDYHWTHDEDTGWSFDYTQRFENVETRTVDVTGEATRIDFPVEWGGYRLEVFDPATGLTTRYPFTAGWSWSDDNRGLDARPDKVKLSLDKTGYRAGDTLKVTATPPHAGKGVLMVESDHMLYVKNVDVKAGSTFEIPVTEDWERHDVYVTALVFRGGSATSKITPARAVGVAHVPMDRSARRVAVGLKVPEKMQPEQDLAVTVSVPQLAGKAAHVTVSAVDVGILNITRYPVPDATTHFFAQRRLGVDAYDIYGRVIESFAGDTARMRFGGDMALGPLPQARRPTARVQTVDLFAGPVKLDTKGNARVLLHVPDFNGTLRVSALVYSDSDYGSRDAQTVVRAPIVAEASLPRVLAPGDRSMVTLDVQNFTGKAGTFKVQVDGSGPVAVGEGSRSAQLADGAKTTLSFPLTAREGYQTAQVRVRVEGGATGFKVDRHYDVPVRAGWPSVVRAESRVIDPLAPVTMGAGFADGLMPGSVNARMVVSALPPIPFAAALENLLKYPYGCIEQTTSKGYGALLMDQATAELLGTRGLDADTRQARMEGAFGRIASMQVANGNFSMWGDDSDVVPYITPYVTEFLLDARDAGFAVPDAVLQKALKRLSEDLLSGGNQFYGADFRDHLRFANRAYAGYVLARVGRAPLGTLRALYDNDRVKSMTGLPLVHLGIALSLQGDTKRGARAIALGFDKRGDRPRYLGDYGTRLRDDALMLALVRERKLSRPEYDARVVDLGRELDERRKARWFYLSTQEQVALARLGKSLLADGQAKTLSGTWAADGGTEAIGERRLFARAFDGDTLAKGVTFTPQGTVPLYASLEVAGVPRTAPAEDKSQIGVERRYYTTDGKPWTGSTLKEGEALIVGLRITADTAMPDALLTDLLPAGLEIENFNLSDAKQWADVVVDGINITERGDAADVKHEEFRDDRYVAALRLGQGGSGAKVFYLVRAVTPGTYTVPPPLVEDMYRPDIRGVGASTPTTITVVQP; translated from the coding sequence ATGGATTGTCCGCAGAAGCTCGGCGCAGGCGCGCCGCGATCGATCATCGTGCAGGAGCTGCACGCCGTCTCGAATGTCGCGCCCCTCGCGCGCACGGCCCGGGCGGGGCTGCGGTGGTGCCTGCTGCTGCTGGCGCTGTTCGCCCTGGCCGGCTGTGGTCGCAACAAGACCGGGCAACTGCCCGAAGTCTCCGGCGAAGCGGTCAAGGCCCAGCAGGCCCAGGTGCCCAAGGGCTTCGCCCTGGCCAATGCGTATCCGGACCAGCACGACGGCGAGGTCGCCATCGCCCTGGAGTTCACCGAGCCGCTGGTGGAGTCGCAGGATTTCGACAGCCTGCTGCACGTCACCGACGACAAGGGCGCGGTGGTCAGTGGTAGCTGGGTGCTGGATGACGAGGCCAAGGTGCTGCGTTTCCCCTCGCTGGAGGCCGCGCGCGATTACACGGTCAAGGTCGACGCCGGCCTGTTGGCCGCGTCCGGGCCGCGCCTGGGCAAGGCGGTGGAGCAGGTGGTGCACACCGGGCCGCTGGCGCCGTCGGTGGCTTTTGCCTCGCAGGGCAGCGTGCTGCCGGCGCGCGAATCGCGTGGCCTGCCGGTGGTCTCGCTCAACGTGCCGGAGGTCGACGTCGAGTTCCTGCGCGTGCGCGAGGCCGACCTGCCGCGCTTCTTCGGCGAGTACCAGCGCGGCGGCAGCCGGGGCGCCTGGGACCTGGACCGCACCTACGGCACGCACACCCCGCTGGGCGACATGGCCGACTCGGTCTACCTCAATCGCTTTGAACTCGGCGGCAAGCCCAACGCGCGCACGCTGAGCTACTTGCCGATCCAGGACATCAAGCAACTGCAGGATCCCGGGCTCTACTTCGCGGTGATGAAGCGCGTCGGTCGCTATTCCGAGGAGTTGCAGACTGCGTTCTTCAGCGTGAGCGACCTGGGCCTGCACGCGCGCGCCTACAAGGACACGCTGTTCGTGCACACCGCCTCGCTGGCCACCGGCGAGGCCACCGCGGGCGCGGAGCTGCGCGTGCTCGACGCCAAGGGCGCCACGGTGCTGCGCGGCAAGACCGACGACAACGGCAACGCGCTGCTCAAGTACACGCTGGATGCGGGCCAGGTGCTGATCGCCCAGCGCGGCAAGGACGTGACCCTGCTGCCGTTCAACCAGCCGGCGCTGGACCTGTCCGAGTTCGCCGTGGCCGGGCGCGAGCAGGCCTGGTTCGACGTGTTCGCCTGGTCCGGACGCGATCTGTATCGGCCGGGCGAGACGGTGCGCGTGTCGGCGCTGCTGCGCGATTTCGACGGCAAGCCGGTCAAAGCCGACCAGCCGCTGTACCTGCGCCTGAAGCAGCCCGACGGCAAGGTCTTCCGCGAGACCCGGCTGACCCCGGCCGAGCAGGGGTACTTCTCCTTCGAACAGGCCATCCCCGCCGAAGCCCCGACTGGGCGCTGGCAGGTGGAGTTCCGCACCGATCCGGTCAGCGCGCAGGCGGTGCAGGGCATGAGCCTGCGGATCGAGGAGTTCCTGCCCGAGCGGATGAAGCTGGACCTGTCCGCGCCGGAGACCCTCAAGCCGGCTGCACCGCTGCAGCTGCAGGCCGATGCCGCCTACCTTTACGGCGCGCCGGCCGACGGCAACCGCTTCACTGCCAAGCTGGCCGTGGCGGTGGAGCAGCACCCGCTGGACAAGCTGCCGGGCTGGTTCTTCGGCGATGCCACCGTGGAGCTGCCGCGCGAAGCCAAGGACGTGGTCGACGCCAGCTTCGACGCCAAGGGCCATTTCGCACAGGCGCTGGCGCTGCCCGAGGAGGTCAAGCCGGTGACGCCGGTGGCGGTCATCGTCTCGGGCAGCGTGTACGAGACCGGCGGACGCACGGTCAACCGCACCCTCAAGCGGGTCATGTGGCCGGCCGACGTGCTGGTGGGCGTGCGCCCGCTGTTCGACGATGCGCAAGGGTCCGACGCCAACGCCAATGCCGGCTTCGAACTGGCGCGCTTCAACGCGGCCGGTGCGCGCCAGCCAGGCAAGGGGCTCAAGGTCACCTTGGTGCGCGAGCGTCGTGATTACCACTGGACCCATGACGAGGACACCGGCTGGTCGTTCGACTACACCCAGCGCTTCGAGAACGTCGAGACGCGCACGGTGGATGTCACCGGCGAAGCCACGCGCATCGACTTCCCGGTGGAGTGGGGCGGCTATCGGCTGGAGGTCTTCGACCCGGCCACGGGCCTGACCACGCGCTATCCGTTCACCGCCGGCTGGAGCTGGAGCGACGACAACCGAGGCCTGGACGCACGCCCGGACAAGGTCAAGCTGTCGCTGGACAAGACCGGCTACCGCGCCGGCGACACGCTCAAGGTCACCGCGACCCCGCCGCACGCCGGCAAGGGCGTGCTGATGGTCGAGTCCGATCACATGCTTTACGTCAAGAACGTGGACGTGAAAGCGGGCAGCACTTTCGAAATTCCGGTCACCGAGGATTGGGAACGCCACGATGTCTACGTGACCGCCCTGGTGTTTCGCGGCGGCAGCGCCACCTCCAAGATCACCCCGGCGCGCGCGGTGGGCGTTGCCCACGTGCCGATGGACCGCAGTGCCCGCCGTGTCGCCGTCGGCCTGAAGGTGCCGGAAAAGATGCAGCCCGAGCAGGACCTGGCGGTGACCGTCAGCGTGCCGCAGCTGGCCGGCAAGGCCGCGCACGTGACCGTCTCGGCCGTGGACGTGGGCATCCTCAACATCACCCGCTACCCGGTGCCGGATGCGACCACGCACTTCTTCGCCCAGCGCCGCCTGGGCGTGGATGCGTACGACATCTATGGGCGGGTGATCGAGAGTTTCGCCGGTGACACCGCGCGCATGCGCTTCGGCGGCGACATGGCACTGGGGCCGTTGCCGCAGGCACGCCGCCCCACCGCGCGGGTGCAGACGGTGGACCTGTTCGCCGGGCCAGTGAAGCTGGACACCAAGGGCAATGCACGCGTGCTGCTGCACGTGCCGGACTTCAACGGCACCCTGCGCGTGTCGGCGCTGGTGTATTCGGACAGCGACTATGGCAGCCGCGATGCGCAGACCGTGGTGCGCGCGCCCATCGTGGCCGAGGCCAGCCTGCCGCGCGTGCTGGCGCCGGGCGACCGCTCCATGGTCACGCTGGACGTGCAGAACTTCACCGGCAAGGCGGGGACCTTCAAGGTGCAGGTCGATGGCAGCGGTCCTGTGGCGGTGGGCGAGGGCAGCCGCAGCGCGCAGCTGGCCGACGGGGCCAAGACCACGTTGAGTTTCCCGCTGACCGCGCGCGAGGGCTACCAGACCGCCCAGGTGCGCGTGCGCGTGGAAGGTGGCGCGACCGGCTTCAAGGTGGATCGCCATTACGACGTGCCGGTGCGGGCCGGCTGGCCCAGCGTGGTGCGCGCCGAGAGCCGGGTGATCGATCCGCTTGCGCCGGTGACCATGGGCGCCGGCTTCGCCGATGGCCTGATGCCCGGCTCGGTCAATGCGCGCATGGTGGTCAGCGCGCTGCCGCCGATCCCCTTCGCCGCCGCGCTGGAGAACCTGCTCAAGTACCCCTACGGCTGCATCGAGCAGACCACCAGCAAGGGCTACGGCGCACTGTTGATGGACCAGGCCACGGCCGAGCTGCTGGGCACCCGCGGACTGGACGCGGACACGCGCCAAGCGCGGATGGAAGGCGCGTTCGGCCGCATCGCCTCGATGCAGGTGGCCAACGGCAACTTCTCGATGTGGGGCGATGACAGCGACGTGGTGCCCTACATCACGCCGTACGTGACCGAGTTCCTGCTCGACGCGCGCGATGCCGGCTTCGCCGTGCCTGACGCGGTCCTGCAGAAGGCGCTCAAGCGCCTCAGCGAGGACCTGCTGTCCGGTGGCAACCAGTTCTACGGCGCGGATTTCCGCGACCACCTGCGCTTCGCCAACCGTGCCTATGCCGGCTACGTGCTGGCGCGGGTGGGCCGCGCGCCGCTGGGCACGCTGCGGGCGTTGTACGACAACGACCGGGTCAAGTCGATGACCGGCCTGCCGCTGGTGCATCTGGGTATTGCGCTGTCGCTGCAAGGTGACACCAAGCGTGGCGCGCGCGCGATCGCGCTGGGTTTCGACAAGCGCGGTGACCGCCCACGCTACCTGGGCGATTACGGCACCCGCCTGCGCGATGACGCGTTGATGCTGGCCCTGGTGCGCGAGCGCAAGCTGTCCAGGCCCGAATACGACGCACGCGTGGTCGACCTGGGGCGCGAGCTGGACGAGCGTCGCAAGGCGCGCTGGTTCTACCTGAGCACGCAGGAACAGGTGGCCCTGGCGCGGCTCGGCAAGTCGCTGCTGGCCGACGGCCAGGCCAAGACGCTGTCCGGCACCTGGGCGGCCGACGGCGGCACCGAGGCCATCGGCGAGCGCCGCCTGTTCGCGCGCGCCTTCGACGGCGACACCCTGGCCAAGGGCGTGACGTTCACCCCGCAGGGCACCGTGCCCCTGTACGCCAGCCTGGAGGTGGCCGGCGTGCCGCGCACCGCACCGGCCGAGGACAAGTCCCAGATCGGGGTGGAGCGGCGCTACTACACAACCGATGGCAAGCCGTGGACCGGCAGCACCCTCAAGGAGGGCGAGGCGCTCATCGTGGGCCTGCGCATCACCGCCGACACCGCCATGCCGGACGCGCTGCTCACCGACCTGCTGCCGGCCGGACTGGAGATCGAGAACTTCAACCTCTCCGACGCCAAGCAGTGGGCCGACGTGGTGGTCGACGGCATCAACATCACCGAGCGCGGCGACGCGGCCGACGTCAAGCACGAGGAGTTCCGTGACGACCGCTACGTGGCGGCCCTGCGCCTGGGTCAGGGCGGCAGCGGCGCCAAGGTCTTCTACCTTGTCCGCGCCGTCACCCCCGGGACCTACACCGTGCCGCCGCCGCTGGTGGAGGACATGTATCGCCCGGACATCCGCGGTGTCGGCGCGTCCACGCCGACGACGATCACGGTGGTACAGCCGTGA
- the pbpC gene encoding penicillin-binding protein 1C: MILDKRVIFWRILRWTTAAGLVALLVLDFAFPPPLPKARDTSTLVVARDGTPLRAFADEEGVWRYPVPPDGVSPLYVQALLTYEDRWFWRHPGINPVALLRAGWQLVSRGHIVSGGSTLTMQVARLLDEGSTRTPWGKAVQMLRAVQLEVHLSKAQILDLYLERAPFGGTIEGVEAASWAYLGKPASRLSRAEAALLTVLPQSPSRLRPDRHPQAAQAARDKVLARMVALGVWTQAQVDDARIEPVVARSLQPPMRAALLARRLHLQQPRASRIVSTLDADLQRTLEDRVTAYFSDLPERTSAALLVVDNATMEARAYVGSVKFGDAKRLGHVDMVRAWRSPGSTLKPFLYGLALDDGLIHSESLLVDAPQGFGGYRPGNFDAAFNGPVGVAEALRLSLNVPAVDVLDRVGPARFAARLANAGIDLHFPRGAKPNLALILGGTGARLEDLVGAFAAFNRGGLAGRVRYTPDAPTADRRLLSPGAAWIIRQILQDHPRPGYALDTFDTASRPPVAWKTGTSYGYRDAWAIGGTRRYTVGVWVGRPDGTPLPGQYGAVTALPLMFEVIDSLPRARGDAMLTPAPPSVAQVDVCWPLGLPPDPQAPQLCQKRLQAWTLDGNVPPTFPEREARLWHGGVERFTRDAATGQRLSPQCAERHVAEPAQIARWPALAAPWLTQAERTASRLPALAADCAPDGRDAVETLRIEGLNDRATIARAPGSLKPATVRLRALGTEAQVQWLLDGRWIATTQGRRSFEQGFDQPGEHTLTALAESGAWTTLRFEVLR, translated from the coding sequence GTGATCCTGGATAAGAGAGTGATCTTCTGGCGGATCCTGCGCTGGACCACGGCAGCGGGGCTGGTCGCGCTGCTGGTCCTGGACTTCGCCTTCCCGCCGCCCCTGCCTAAGGCCCGCGACACCAGTACCTTGGTGGTGGCGCGTGACGGGACGCCGCTGCGGGCTTTCGCCGATGAAGAAGGTGTCTGGCGCTATCCGGTCCCGCCGGACGGGGTGTCGCCGCTGTACGTGCAGGCACTGCTGACCTACGAGGACCGCTGGTTCTGGCGCCATCCGGGAATCAATCCGGTGGCGCTGCTACGCGCAGGGTGGCAGCTGGTCTCGCGTGGGCACATCGTGTCCGGCGGCTCGACGCTGACCATGCAGGTCGCGCGCCTGCTGGATGAGGGCAGCACGCGCACGCCGTGGGGCAAGGCGGTACAGATGCTGCGCGCGGTGCAGCTGGAGGTGCACCTGTCCAAGGCGCAGATCCTCGACCTGTACCTCGAACGCGCGCCCTTCGGCGGCACCATCGAGGGCGTGGAGGCCGCCAGCTGGGCCTACCTCGGCAAGCCCGCCTCGCGCCTGTCGCGTGCCGAGGCGGCGTTGCTGACCGTGCTGCCGCAGTCGCCCAGCCGCCTGCGGCCGGATCGCCATCCGCAGGCCGCCCAGGCCGCGCGCGACAAGGTGCTGGCGCGCATGGTGGCCCTGGGGGTGTGGACCCAGGCGCAGGTCGACGATGCACGCATCGAACCGGTGGTCGCGCGTTCCCTGCAGCCGCCGATGCGCGCGGCGTTGCTGGCGCGACGCCTGCACCTGCAGCAGCCGCGCGCATCGCGGATCGTGTCCACGCTGGACGCCGACCTGCAGCGCACGCTGGAGGATCGGGTGACGGCGTACTTCTCCGATCTGCCCGAGCGCACCTCCGCCGCGCTGCTGGTGGTCGACAACGCCACGATGGAGGCCCGCGCCTATGTCGGCTCGGTGAAGTTCGGCGATGCCAAGCGCCTGGGCCATGTGGACATGGTGCGGGCCTGGCGCTCGCCGGGTTCCACCCTCAAGCCCTTCCTCTACGGGCTGGCGCTGGACGATGGGCTGATCCATTCCGAAAGCCTGCTGGTGGATGCGCCTCAGGGCTTCGGCGGCTACCGGCCGGGTAACTTCGATGCGGCCTTCAACGGTCCGGTCGGCGTGGCCGAGGCCTTGCGCCTGTCGCTCAACGTGCCGGCGGTCGACGTGCTGGACCGGGTCGGGCCAGCGCGGTTTGCCGCGCGCCTGGCCAATGCCGGCATCGACCTGCATTTCCCGCGAGGCGCCAAGCCGAACCTGGCGCTGATCCTGGGCGGCACCGGGGCCCGGCTGGAAGACCTGGTCGGCGCATTCGCCGCCTTCAACCGCGGTGGTCTGGCCGGACGCGTGCGCTATACACCGGATGCGCCGACCGCGGACCGGCGCCTGCTCTCACCGGGCGCGGCCTGGATCATCCGCCAGATCCTGCAGGATCATCCGCGCCCCGGCTATGCGCTGGACACCTTCGACACCGCCAGCCGCCCCCCGGTGGCGTGGAAGACCGGCACCAGTTACGGCTATCGCGATGCCTGGGCGATCGGCGGCACGCGCCGCTACACCGTGGGGGTGTGGGTCGGACGTCCGGACGGCACGCCGTTGCCGGGCCAGTACGGCGCGGTGACGGCGCTGCCGCTGATGTTCGAGGTGATCGACAGCCTGCCGCGCGCGCGCGGCGATGCAATGCTCACCCCGGCGCCGCCCAGCGTGGCGCAGGTGGACGTGTGCTGGCCGCTGGGCCTGCCGCCCGACCCGCAGGCGCCGCAGCTGTGCCAGAAGCGCCTGCAGGCCTGGACCCTGGACGGCAACGTGCCGCCGACCTTCCCCGAGCGCGAGGCGCGGCTGTGGCATGGCGGCGTGGAGCGCTTCACCCGTGATGCGGCGACCGGCCAGCGCCTGTCGCCGCAGTGCGCTGAGCGGCACGTGGCCGAGCCCGCGCAGATCGCACGCTGGCCGGCGTTGGCGGCCCCGTGGCTGACCCAGGCCGAGCGCACGGCCTCGCGCCTGCCCGCGTTGGCGGCGGACTGCGCCCCGGATGGCCGTGACGCGGTGGAAACCCTGCGCATCGAAGGCCTCAATGACCGTGCGACGATCGCCCGTGCGCCCGGCAGCCTGAAACCGGCCACCGTGCGCCTGCGGGCGCTGGGCACCGAGGCCCAGGTGCAGTGGCTCTTGGACGGACGCTGGATCGCCACCACCCAGGGGCGGCGCAGTTTCGAGCAGGGTTTCGACCAGCCCGGCGAGCACACGCTCACTGCGCTCGCCGAAAGCGGCGCGTGGACGACCTTGCGGTTCGAGGTGCTGCGTTGA